In Hymenobacter sublimis, a single genomic region encodes these proteins:
- a CDS encoding bifunctional alpha,alpha-trehalose-phosphate synthase (UDP-forming)/trehalose-phosphatase encodes MSRTIIVSNRLPTKVQRTAESLTFQPSEGGLATGLGSIYRQEGNVWVGWPGLFVEDEAEEQHIEQELSADSMAPVFLTEAEIRDFYEGFSNSTLWPTFHYFPQYATYEQAHWDAYVAVNEKFCRAVLELAGPEDTIWVHDYQLLLLPEMLRNARPECTIGFFLHIPFPSYELIRALPWRSELLRGMLGADLIGFHTFGYMRHFLSATSQLLGHSSQNGQIETPNRTVLVDAFPMGIDYGRFVAAAASEQAQQHEAEYREALRDTRIILSIDRLDYSKGIAERLRAFEVLIQRYPEWREQVSLIMVVVPSRDQVAQYAALKEEIDEIVGRINAQYRTISWTPIHYFYRSFPLEELASLYRLAEVALVTPMRDGMNLVAKEFVASKADGKGVLILSERAGAARELSDALIINPTDTAQLAEAMHDALVMPEEEQVHRMTAMQALVRQYDVFAWTKLFMDRLAYSKIKQLTLATEMLTTDATAQLLNDFTTAEQRLLLLDYDGTLAPFHNLPQRAKPDQELLLLLQALTADPRNHVVIISGRDRTTLQSWLGQLPLDFIAEHGVWLRPASEDWQLFQPLNNSWKQDIRPIMEMYVTRTAGSFIEDKDYSLVWHYRRADVELGEVRARELLNHLSFMTSNTELQVMEGNKVIEVKTSGINKGTAAARWLAAYNPQFILAIGDDRTDEDTFRALPEDAYTIKVGTGTRSLARFHLSSTTDVRNLLRTLL; translated from the coding sequence ATGTCCCGCACAATTATCGTCTCCAACCGACTGCCTACAAAAGTCCAGCGCACTGCCGAGAGCCTCACGTTTCAGCCCAGCGAAGGCGGGCTGGCCACGGGTTTGGGCTCCATTTACCGGCAGGAAGGTAACGTGTGGGTGGGCTGGCCTGGGCTCTTTGTAGAGGATGAGGCGGAAGAGCAGCACATTGAGCAGGAGCTTAGTGCCGACAGCATGGCTCCGGTGTTTCTCACGGAGGCGGAAATTCGCGACTTCTACGAAGGATTCAGCAACTCCACGCTCTGGCCTACCTTTCACTACTTCCCCCAGTACGCCACCTACGAGCAGGCCCACTGGGATGCCTACGTGGCCGTAAACGAGAAATTCTGCCGGGCCGTGCTGGAGCTGGCCGGCCCGGAGGACACCATTTGGGTGCACGACTACCAATTGCTGCTGTTGCCGGAAATGCTGCGCAATGCCCGCCCGGAGTGCACTATTGGCTTTTTCCTGCACATTCCTTTTCCTTCCTATGAGCTGATCCGGGCCCTGCCCTGGCGTTCGGAGCTGCTGCGCGGCATGCTGGGCGCCGACCTGATTGGCTTCCACACCTTTGGGTATATGCGTCATTTCCTGAGTGCTACCTCGCAGTTGCTGGGACACTCCTCACAGAATGGGCAAATTGAAACCCCGAACCGGACTGTTCTCGTGGATGCCTTTCCCATGGGCATTGACTATGGGCGCTTTGTGGCCGCCGCCGCCTCGGAGCAGGCCCAGCAGCACGAGGCCGAGTACCGCGAGGCCCTACGCGATACCCGCATCATTCTTTCCATTGATAGGCTAGATTACTCCAAAGGCATTGCCGAGCGACTTCGCGCCTTTGAGGTCCTGATTCAGCGCTACCCCGAGTGGCGCGAGCAAGTCAGCCTGATTATGGTGGTGGTGCCCTCCCGCGACCAGGTGGCGCAGTACGCGGCCCTGAAGGAGGAAATCGACGAAATAGTGGGCCGCATCAACGCCCAGTACCGCACCATCAGCTGGACGCCCATTCATTACTTCTACCGCTCCTTCCCGCTAGAAGAGTTGGCCTCCCTCTACCGCCTGGCCGAGGTAGCGCTGGTTACGCCCATGCGCGACGGGATGAACTTGGTAGCCAAGGAGTTTGTAGCCAGCAAGGCCGATGGTAAAGGGGTACTAATCTTGAGCGAGCGGGCCGGTGCCGCCCGGGAGCTGTCCGATGCCCTCATCATCAACCCTACCGATACGGCTCAGCTGGCCGAGGCCATGCACGATGCCCTAGTGATGCCCGAGGAAGAACAGGTGCACCGTATGACGGCCATGCAGGCGCTGGTCCGGCAGTACGACGTGTTTGCCTGGACCAAGCTGTTCATGGACCGGCTAGCGTACAGCAAAATCAAGCAGCTGACCTTGGCCACGGAAATGCTGACTACCGATGCTACCGCGCAGCTGCTCAATGACTTTACTACCGCCGAACAGCGCCTGCTCCTGCTCGACTACGACGGTACCCTGGCCCCGTTCCACAACCTACCCCAGCGTGCTAAGCCCGACCAGGAGCTGCTGCTGCTGCTGCAAGCGCTAACGGCCGATCCGCGCAACCACGTGGTCATCATCAGTGGCCGCGACCGGACGACGCTGCAGAGCTGGCTGGGGCAGTTGCCGCTTGATTTCATTGCCGAACATGGCGTGTGGCTGCGGCCGGCTAGCGAGGACTGGCAGCTGTTTCAGCCCCTGAATAACAGCTGGAAGCAGGACATCCGCCCCATTATGGAAATGTACGTGACCCGAACGGCTGGTTCTTTCATTGAAGACAAGGACTACTCCCTGGTGTGGCACTACCGCCGCGCCGACGTGGAGTTGGGCGAGGTGCGCGCCCGGGAGTTGCTGAACCATCTATCCTTTATGACCTCAAACACAGAGCTGCAAGTGATGGAAGGCAATAAGGTCATTGAAGTGAAAACCTCGGGCATTAACAAAGGAACGGCGGCCGCCCGCTGGCTGGCAGCCTACAACCCGCAGTTTATCCTCGCCATCGGCGACGACCGCACGGATGAGGACACGTTCCGGGCCCTACCGGAAGATGCCTACACCATCAAAGTTGGCACCGGAACTCGCTCCCTAGCCCGCTTTCACCTCAGCTCCACCACCGACGTCCGCAATCTGCTGCGCACGCTGCTGTAA
- the gap gene encoding type I glyceraldehyde-3-phosphate dehydrogenase produces the protein MAKIKVAINGFGRIGRLTFKALLQRENVEVVAINDLTDNKTLAHLLKYDSVHGRFDGTVAYDEQSLTVNGQRIAALAERDPKLLPWGQMGVDVVLESTGRFVDEAGAGQHLTAGCKKVVISAPATGNIPTVVLGVNEDILTGEETILSNASCTTNCLAPMAKVLDDAFGIEKGYITTVHAYTSDQNLQDAPHKDLRRARAAAYSIIPTSTGAAKAVGLVLPQLKGKLDGIAMRVPIPDGSTTDLTVILKREVTKQEINDAVKAAAEGPLKGILEYSTDPLVSIDIVGNPHSCIFDSELTSANGSLVKVVGWYDNETGYSTRTADLIQKLGEKMNG, from the coding sequence ATGGCTAAAATCAAAGTTGCCATTAACGGCTTCGGCCGCATTGGCCGCCTCACGTTCAAGGCGCTGCTCCAGCGCGAGAACGTGGAAGTCGTGGCTATCAACGACCTCACCGATAACAAGACCCTGGCGCACCTGCTGAAGTACGATTCCGTACACGGTCGTTTCGATGGTACCGTAGCTTACGATGAGCAGAGCCTGACCGTAAATGGCCAGCGTATTGCTGCCCTCGCCGAGCGTGACCCCAAGCTGCTGCCCTGGGGCCAGATGGGCGTTGACGTGGTATTGGAATCCACGGGCCGCTTCGTAGACGAAGCTGGCGCTGGTCAGCACCTGACGGCCGGCTGCAAAAAGGTAGTTATTTCGGCTCCCGCTACCGGCAACATCCCGACGGTTGTGCTGGGCGTAAACGAAGACATCCTGACCGGCGAGGAAACCATCCTCTCCAACGCTTCCTGCACTACCAACTGCCTGGCCCCCATGGCCAAGGTGCTCGATGATGCTTTCGGCATCGAGAAGGGCTACATCACCACGGTGCACGCCTATACCTCCGACCAGAACCTGCAGGACGCGCCCCACAAAGACCTGCGTCGTGCCCGCGCGGCTGCCTACAGCATCATTCCTACCAGCACCGGTGCTGCTAAGGCCGTAGGCCTGGTGCTGCCCCAGCTGAAAGGCAAGCTAGACGGTATTGCCATGCGCGTGCCTATTCCAGATGGTTCGACGACGGACCTGACCGTAATCCTGAAGCGTGAGGTAACCAAGCAGGAAATCAACGACGCCGTGAAGGCAGCCGCTGAAGGTCCGTTGAAAGGCATCCTCGAATACAGCACCGATCCGCTGGTGAGCATCGACATCGTGGGCAACCCCCACTCGTGCATCTTCGACTCGGAGCTGACCTCGGCCAATGGCTCGCTGGTGAAAGTAGTAGGCTGGTACGACAACGAAACCGGCTACTCAACCCGCACCGCCGACCTGATTCAGAAGCTGGGCGAGAAAATGAACGGCTAA
- the galB gene encoding beta-galactosidase GalB, whose product MKDILVRSGLLRGVVTGLLLAPSLMAAAQARQEYLLTSDWKFAKGDQPAAQQPNFKDAKWQTVSVPHDWAIYGPFSSTNDLQKVKIEQNNEKQATTKAGRTGGLPFIGTGWYRRQLTVPGFGPGKRAVLLFDGAMSDAHVFVNGQQVVVWPYGYNSFFVDVTAALQASGPNTLAVRLHNQPEASRWYPGAGLYRNVHLIVTNDVHIPVWGTYLTTPEINADYAKVKLRTQVEMPAGAAPALRLQTEIRDAAGRVVATLTTPLATTDGHTFEQNLVVPKPRLWSPETPVLYTASSKLFAGDQLQDEYETRFGIRSFTFEADKGFSLNGRPRKFKGVCNHHDLGPLGAAINMAALRRQLTLLKDMGCDAIRTSHNMPTPELVELCDEMGFMLMVESFDEWKAPKVKNGYSQYFDEWAEKDLVNMVHRDRNHPSVIMWSIGNEVPDQSTAGGGKIAKRLQDIVHREDPSRPVTMGMDRFDDDIKNNFASVLDVPGFNYKPHRYPEAYAKLPQGFLLGSETASTVSSRGVYKFPVVQAKEQRYPDNQSSSYDLEACSWSQVPDDEFVAQDELPYTLGEFVWTGFDYLGEPTPYDERWPSHSSYFGILDLAGLPKDRFYLYRARWNTTAPTLHLLPHWTWPGREGQTTPVFCYTSYPSAELFVNGKSQGRQTKTTTGMPQARYRLMWNEVKYEPGAIKVIAYDAQGKAVAEEEVRTAGQPHHIKLVADRTSLTADGQDLAYVTARVEDAQGNLCPEATNQLQFRVGGAGRFRAVANGDATNLELFHQPRMKAFQGQLVALVQTTNQAGAVQLKATSKGLKDGIIQLQTAKTAAK is encoded by the coding sequence ATGAAAGATATTTTAGTGCGGAGCGGCCTCCTGCGAGGCGTGGTAACCGGCTTGCTCTTAGCGCCTTCCCTCATGGCCGCGGCCCAGGCCCGCCAGGAATACCTGCTGACTTCTGACTGGAAATTTGCCAAAGGCGACCAGCCCGCCGCCCAGCAGCCTAACTTCAAGGACGCCAAGTGGCAGACTGTCAGCGTGCCCCACGACTGGGCCATTTACGGTCCGTTCAGCAGCACCAACGACCTGCAAAAGGTTAAAATCGAGCAGAACAATGAGAAGCAGGCTACCACCAAAGCCGGCCGCACCGGCGGGCTGCCCTTCATCGGGACGGGCTGGTACCGGCGGCAGCTGACGGTGCCGGGTTTCGGGCCGGGCAAGCGGGCCGTACTCCTCTTTGATGGAGCCATGAGCGACGCCCACGTCTTCGTGAACGGGCAGCAGGTAGTGGTGTGGCCCTACGGCTACAACTCGTTTTTCGTGGATGTGACGGCTGCCCTTCAGGCCTCTGGCCCGAATACGCTGGCCGTGCGCTTGCACAACCAGCCCGAGGCCTCGCGCTGGTACCCCGGGGCCGGCCTCTACCGCAACGTGCACCTCATCGTCACCAACGACGTGCACATTCCGGTGTGGGGCACCTACCTCACTACCCCCGAAATCAACGCCGACTACGCCAAGGTAAAGCTGCGCACCCAGGTAGAAATGCCCGCCGGAGCGGCCCCGGCGCTACGCCTGCAAACCGAAATCCGGGACGCGGCCGGGCGGGTAGTGGCTACCCTCACCACGCCGCTGGCTACTACCGATGGGCACACGTTTGAGCAAAACCTGGTGGTGCCCAAACCGCGGCTATGGTCGCCGGAAACGCCGGTGCTCTACACAGCTTCCTCCAAGCTCTTCGCCGGCGACCAGCTCCAGGATGAGTACGAAACGCGCTTTGGCATTCGCTCCTTTACGTTCGAGGCCGATAAGGGCTTTTCCCTGAACGGGCGGCCGCGCAAGTTCAAGGGCGTCTGCAACCACCACGACCTGGGGCCCCTGGGCGCGGCCATCAATATGGCCGCCCTGCGCCGGCAGCTGACGCTGCTCAAGGACATGGGCTGCGACGCCATTCGCACCTCCCACAACATGCCCACGCCGGAACTGGTGGAACTCTGCGACGAAATGGGCTTTATGCTAATGGTAGAGTCCTTTGATGAGTGGAAGGCACCCAAGGTTAAGAACGGCTACAGCCAGTACTTCGATGAGTGGGCCGAAAAGGACCTGGTGAACATGGTGCACCGCGACCGAAACCACCCCAGCGTCATTATGTGGAGCATCGGCAACGAGGTGCCCGACCAGAGCACGGCCGGCGGCGGTAAAATCGCCAAGCGCCTCCAGGACATCGTGCACCGCGAGGACCCCAGCCGGCCCGTCACCATGGGCATGGACCGGTTCGACGATGACATCAAGAATAACTTTGCCTCGGTGCTCGATGTGCCCGGCTTCAACTACAAGCCCCACCGCTACCCCGAGGCCTACGCCAAGCTGCCCCAGGGCTTCCTGCTGGGTTCCGAAACGGCCTCCACGGTCAGCTCCCGCGGCGTGTATAAGTTTCCGGTGGTGCAAGCCAAGGAACAGCGCTACCCCGACAACCAGTCGTCCTCCTACGACCTGGAGGCCTGCAGCTGGTCGCAGGTGCCGGATGATGAGTTTGTGGCCCAAGACGAATTGCCCTACACCCTAGGCGAGTTCGTGTGGACCGGCTTCGACTACCTCGGCGAGCCAACCCCGTACGACGAGCGGTGGCCTTCGCACAGTTCCTACTTTGGCATCTTGGACCTGGCTGGCCTGCCCAAAGACCGGTTCTACCTCTACCGCGCCCGCTGGAACACCACCGCGCCCACCCTGCACCTGCTACCCCACTGGACTTGGCCCGGCCGCGAAGGCCAGACCACGCCCGTGTTCTGCTACACCAGCTACCCCTCCGCCGAGCTGTTCGTGAACGGTAAAAGCCAGGGCCGCCAAACCAAAACCACCACCGGCATGCCCCAAGCCCGCTACCGCCTGATGTGGAACGAGGTGAAGTATGAGCCCGGCGCCATCAAGGTAATAGCCTACGACGCCCAGGGCAAGGCCGTAGCCGAGGAAGAGGTGCGCACCGCCGGCCAGCCCCACCACATCAAGCTCGTTGCCGACCGCACCAGCCTCACCGCCGACGGGCAGGACCTAGCCTACGTGACGGCCCGGGTGGAAGACGCCCAGGGCAACCTCTGTCCCGAAGCCACCAACCAGCTGCAGTTCCGCGTGGGCGGCGCGGGCCGCTTCCGGGCCGTGGCCAACGGCGACGCTACCAACCTGGAGCTGTTCCACCAACCCCGCATGAAAGCCTTCCAGGGCCAGCTAGTGGCTCTGGTGCAAACCACCAACCAGGCCGGCGCCGTGCAGTTGAAAGCCACTAGCAAAGGCCTGAAAGACGGCATAATTCAGCTGCAAACTGCCAAAACAGCCGCGAAATAG
- a CDS encoding TVP38/TMEM64 family protein — translation MPPTTASTAAAPAKRANHTPLYVTLAVLLGLLGCWFFWPDFQTTAREGWTVLRSGEQPRIAAWMQQFGYWGPVVIVAAMVAQMFLFVVNVVLLILVAILAYGPWWGSALALGGILVASSVGYGLGRAMGESFVTRVLGQKNEQKVLEVVDRYGVWAVIIARLSPALSDDAISFVAGLARMGYLKFMAATTAGVVPLIALLAYLGENSDRLKSGLLWVTGVSVVLFGAYIWWDRNRMHKKTS, via the coding sequence GTGCCACCTACCACTGCTTCCACTGCCGCCGCGCCGGCCAAACGCGCTAATCACACTCCCCTATACGTTACGCTGGCCGTGCTGCTGGGCCTACTGGGCTGCTGGTTTTTTTGGCCCGATTTCCAGACCACCGCCCGCGAAGGCTGGACGGTGCTGCGCAGCGGCGAGCAGCCCCGCATTGCCGCCTGGATGCAGCAATTCGGCTACTGGGGCCCGGTGGTAATTGTGGCCGCTATGGTGGCGCAAATGTTTCTTTTTGTTGTCAACGTGGTGCTGCTCATACTGGTAGCTATCCTGGCCTACGGACCGTGGTGGGGCTCGGCCCTGGCCTTGGGTGGCATTCTGGTGGCCTCCTCTGTGGGCTACGGCCTGGGCCGGGCCATGGGCGAGTCGTTCGTGACGCGGGTGCTGGGCCAGAAAAACGAGCAGAAAGTGTTGGAAGTAGTGGACCGCTACGGCGTGTGGGCTGTTATCATCGCCCGCCTCTCCCCTGCCCTCTCCGATGATGCCATCAGCTTCGTAGCGGGCCTGGCGCGCATGGGTTACCTGAAGTTTATGGCTGCCACTACCGCTGGGGTAGTACCTCTGATTGCGTTGCTGGCGTATTTAGGCGAAAACAGCGACCGGCTGAAATCGGGCCTGCTGTGGGTAACGGGCGTAAGTGTGGTGCTGTTTGGGGCGTATATTTGGTGGGACCGGAACCGAATGCACAAAAAAACCTCCTGA
- a CDS encoding glycoside hydrolase family 15 protein, with translation MTKHTYDLGLVGNCAFLGLIGTDTAVRWLCWPRFDSSFVFGSLLDDNKGGEYSIRPAEPGTTVTARQYYRTNTNVLCTEITTDDGSSYRVTDFAPRFLQYERYYKPLMFIRKVEPLEGTPRVRVACRPVGQYGELELKRRRSSNHIAFLGLEEEIRLTTNISLTYVLDEEDFVLNETKYLVLTYGAPLEAPLESTAERFLRATIDYWRTWVKSTSISNFRQDQVIRSALALKIHQYEDTGAIIAASTTSLPEAPGSTRNWDYRYCWMRDTYYILTAFNNIGHFEEMERYFHYIANISTKIKGRYQPLYGISGKSELVEQELPLAGYLGNQPVRIGNDAYTHIQNDVYGQVLVALLPLYVDCRFIDPEWPNPSQLVFEALNLIEATMDQPDAGLWEFRNLAQYHCYTYLFHWAGSHAARKVARSLGNKEMEARAERLMQAAADHIEQCYSPELGAYTNAIGSPHLDASAMQLILMGYLDPASERARTHLAALEKELMTPEGLFYRYRHADDFGTPETTFLICSFWYVEALAAVGRVEEAMTEFEKLTTYTNHLGLLSEDVDAKTGSQWGNFPQAYSHVGLVNAAYRIAQKLAKPNFI, from the coding sequence ATGACAAAACATACCTATGACCTCGGTCTGGTTGGCAACTGCGCCTTTCTGGGCCTGATTGGTACCGATACCGCCGTGCGCTGGCTCTGCTGGCCCCGCTTCGACAGCAGCTTCGTGTTTGGCTCCCTGCTCGATGACAACAAGGGCGGCGAGTACAGCATTCGGCCCGCGGAGCCGGGCACTACCGTTACTGCTCGCCAGTACTACCGCACCAATACCAACGTGCTCTGCACGGAAATCACCACTGACGACGGCAGCAGCTACCGCGTCACGGATTTTGCCCCCCGCTTCCTGCAGTATGAGCGCTACTACAAGCCCCTGATGTTTATCCGAAAGGTGGAGCCGCTGGAAGGGACACCCCGGGTGCGGGTAGCCTGCCGGCCGGTGGGCCAGTACGGGGAATTAGAGCTAAAGCGCCGCCGCAGCTCCAACCACATTGCCTTTCTAGGGCTGGAAGAAGAAATCCGGCTCACTACCAACATCTCGCTAACCTACGTGCTGGATGAGGAGGACTTCGTGCTCAACGAAACCAAATACCTAGTGCTCACCTATGGGGCCCCGCTAGAGGCTCCGTTGGAAAGCACGGCCGAGCGGTTTCTGCGCGCTACCATCGACTACTGGCGCACCTGGGTCAAGAGCACCAGCATCAGCAACTTCCGCCAGGATCAGGTAATCCGCTCGGCCCTGGCCCTCAAGATTCACCAGTACGAAGACACCGGGGCCATCATTGCGGCCAGCACCACCTCTCTGCCCGAGGCCCCCGGCAGCACCCGCAACTGGGACTACCGCTACTGCTGGATGCGCGACACCTACTACATCCTCACGGCCTTCAATAACATTGGCCATTTTGAGGAGATGGAGCGCTACTTCCACTACATTGCCAACATCTCAACCAAGATAAAAGGCCGCTACCAGCCCTTGTATGGCATCAGCGGCAAATCGGAGTTGGTGGAGCAGGAATTGCCCCTAGCCGGCTACCTCGGCAACCAGCCCGTGCGCATCGGTAACGATGCCTACACCCACATTCAGAACGACGTGTACGGGCAGGTGCTGGTGGCTCTGCTGCCGCTCTATGTGGACTGCCGCTTCATCGACCCCGAATGGCCCAACCCCTCGCAGCTGGTGTTCGAGGCCTTGAATCTGATTGAAGCCACCATGGATCAGCCTGATGCTGGCCTCTGGGAGTTCCGTAACCTGGCGCAGTATCATTGCTACACCTACTTGTTTCATTGGGCTGGCAGCCACGCCGCGCGCAAGGTGGCCCGCTCCCTGGGCAACAAGGAAATGGAAGCTCGGGCTGAGCGACTGATGCAGGCCGCCGCCGACCACATTGAGCAGTGCTACAGCCCTGAGTTGGGGGCCTACACCAACGCCATCGGCTCGCCCCACCTCGATGCTAGCGCCATGCAGCTCATTCTGATGGGTTACCTGGACCCCGCCTCGGAGCGGGCCCGCACCCACCTAGCCGCCTTGGAAAAGGAGCTGATGACGCCCGAAGGTCTGTTCTACCGCTACCGCCATGCCGACGACTTCGGAACTCCCGAAACCACCTTCCTCATCTGCTCCTTCTGGTACGTAGAGGCCCTGGCCGCCGTGGGCCGGGTAGAGGAAGCCATGACCGAGTTCGAAAAGCTAACTACCTATACCAACCACCTGGGCCTGCTTTCCGAGGACGTAGACGCCAAAACCGGCTCGCAATGGGGCAATTTTCCCCAGGCCTACAGCCACGTTGGGCTGGTAAACGCCGCCTACCGCATTGCCCAGAAGCTAGCCAAACCCAACTTCATTTGA
- a CDS encoding heavy metal translocating P-type ATPase: MESATKTETLAIEGMTCASCASFVEKSLSRTPGVQRAVVNFATEKATIEYVPTQASPASLKAAVLQAGYGVTEQAPATSVADQQAAIDQQKALAYDKLKRRFWVAAGLAALIMPLSMLMLWPAMMQHVDMQWLNYGLLVLTLPVLLYSGREFYTSAWSSFRHRTATMDTLIAVGTGAAFLYSLAATVAPGWFTSQGIVPEVYYDTTATIIALILLGKVLELRAKTQTSAALKALMGLQAKTARVVRPGGQEVDVPLEQVLPGDVVVVRPGEKIATDGILEEGHSAVDEAMLTGESLPVEKRVGDLVFGATLNKTGSFRFRVTKVGAETMLAQIVKLVEDAQGSRAPIQRLADKVSAIFVPAVIGIALLTFGVWFALAPTESRLPLALVNFVAVLIIACPCALGLATPTAIMVGTGKGAEHGILIRNAEALEKAYQVDTVLLDKTGTITRGQPTVTDFVPVPGPNAAELLAVVAAVERQSEHPLAEAVVRYAQAQQAAVLPATAFRALEGRGATATVRGQAVLIGNLPLLEAAGISLPPALHEHAAALLAQAKTVLYVAVAGQAAGLVGVADTVRDTSAAAIKRLQRLGLEVVMMTGDNPQTAAQVASQVGIGRYFAEVLPQDKAAKVKELQQEGRTVAMVGDGINDAPALAQADIGVAMGGGTDVAMEAAGITLMRSDLLGVVTALELSRQTIRTIRQNLFFAFVYNTLGIPVAAGLLYPVFGVLLSPMLAAAAMALSSVSVLMNSLRLRRFSMKNEL; this comes from the coding sequence ATGGAATCAGCTACTAAAACCGAAACCCTTGCTATAGAAGGCATGACGTGCGCCTCGTGCGCGTCCTTTGTGGAAAAGTCGCTTAGTCGTACGCCGGGCGTGCAGCGGGCGGTGGTGAATTTCGCCACCGAAAAAGCGACCATCGAGTATGTACCAACTCAGGCCAGCCCGGCCAGCCTGAAAGCGGCCGTTTTACAGGCAGGTTACGGCGTAACCGAGCAGGCCCCCGCTACCAGCGTCGCCGACCAGCAGGCCGCAATCGACCAGCAAAAAGCCCTGGCCTATGACAAGCTCAAGCGCCGCTTTTGGGTGGCCGCCGGGTTGGCCGCGCTTATTATGCCCCTGAGCATGCTCATGCTCTGGCCCGCCATGATGCAGCACGTTGACATGCAGTGGCTTAACTACGGCCTGCTGGTGCTCACCCTACCCGTGCTGCTTTATAGTGGGCGCGAGTTCTATACCTCGGCCTGGAGCAGCTTTCGGCACCGGACCGCCACCATGGACACTCTGATTGCGGTAGGTACGGGCGCTGCTTTTCTGTACAGTCTGGCTGCTACCGTGGCCCCGGGCTGGTTTACAAGCCAGGGCATCGTGCCCGAAGTGTATTATGACACCACAGCTACCATCATTGCCCTGATTCTGCTGGGTAAGGTGTTGGAGCTGCGCGCCAAAACGCAGACTTCGGCCGCCCTTAAAGCCCTAATGGGGCTGCAGGCGAAAACGGCCCGGGTGGTGCGCCCCGGCGGCCAGGAAGTTGACGTGCCCCTGGAGCAGGTGCTGCCCGGCGACGTGGTGGTGGTGCGCCCCGGCGAGAAAATTGCCACCGATGGAATTCTGGAAGAAGGCCACTCCGCCGTGGATGAGGCCATGCTCACGGGGGAAAGTTTGCCGGTAGAGAAAAGGGTAGGCGACTTGGTGTTCGGGGCCACCCTAAACAAAACCGGCTCCTTTCGCTTCCGGGTAACGAAAGTAGGCGCCGAAACCATGCTCGCCCAGATCGTTAAGCTGGTAGAAGATGCGCAAGGCAGCCGCGCCCCCATCCAGCGGCTAGCCGACAAAGTCAGCGCCATCTTCGTGCCCGCGGTTATTGGCATTGCCCTCCTGACGTTCGGGGTCTGGTTTGCCCTGGCGCCAACGGAAAGCCGCCTGCCGCTGGCCCTGGTCAACTTTGTGGCCGTGCTTATCATTGCCTGTCCCTGCGCCCTGGGCCTGGCTACGCCCACGGCCATCATGGTAGGCACTGGCAAAGGCGCGGAGCACGGCATTCTGATTCGTAACGCTGAGGCGCTGGAAAAAGCTTATCAAGTAGACACCGTGCTCCTGGATAAAACCGGTACCATCACCCGGGGCCAGCCCACCGTCACCGATTTTGTGCCGGTTCCGGGGCCGAATGCTGCGGAGCTGCTGGCAGTGGTTGCGGCCGTGGAGCGCCAGTCAGAGCACCCGCTGGCCGAGGCAGTGGTTCGCTATGCGCAAGCCCAGCAAGCGGCCGTGCTGCCGGCCACTGCTTTCCGGGCGCTGGAGGGTAGGGGCGCCACGGCCACGGTTAGGGGGCAGGCGGTGCTCATTGGCAACTTGCCCCTGTTGGAAGCCGCCGGCATCAGCCTGCCGCCCGCCTTGCACGAACACGCCGCTGCCCTACTTGCCCAGGCCAAAACGGTGCTCTACGTGGCCGTAGCGGGGCAGGCGGCCGGGTTGGTGGGGGTAGCTGACACCGTGCGCGATACGTCGGCCGCCGCCATAAAGCGCCTGCAGCGCCTGGGCCTGGAAGTGGTTATGATGACCGGCGACAACCCCCAAACAGCGGCGCAGGTGGCCAGCCAAGTGGGTATTGGGCGGTACTTTGCCGAGGTACTACCCCAGGACAAAGCCGCCAAGGTAAAGGAGTTGCAGCAGGAGGGCCGCACCGTGGCTATGGTCGGCGACGGAATTAACGACGCGCCAGCCTTGGCCCAGGCCGATATTGGTGTGGCCATGGGTGGGGGCACGGATGTCGCTATGGAAGCCGCCGGCATCACGCTCATGCGCTCGGATTTGCTGGGGGTAGTAACCGCCCTTGAACTATCCCGCCAGACCATCCGCACCATCCGGCAGAACTTGTTTTTCGCTTTCGTTTACAATACGCTGGGTATTCCCGTGGCCGCCGGGCTGTTGTACCCCGTGTTCGGCGTGTTGCTTTCCCCCATGCTGGCCGCCGCCGCCATGGCCCTAAGCTCCGTGTCGGTGCTGATGAATTCCTTGCGCCTCCGCCGGTTCTCGATGAAGAATGAGCTGTGA